In one Silene latifolia isolate original U9 population chromosome 10, ASM4854445v1, whole genome shotgun sequence genomic region, the following are encoded:
- the LOC141606256 gene encoding disease resistance protein At4g27190-like isoform X1 — translation MPVIFRNAAVRMALLQNYGLLFRDEEDFERLPSSFQWENGRVVSLMNSNLIELPQRPECPRISTLFLQKNDKLSVIPASFFDLMSTLKTLDLYGTGIKELPPSVSKLTNLRGLYLNECRLLVNLPSEVRELQSLVLLDICRSGIYGIPCVIGELTSLECLRVSFASNVDSQNLLQTESIKMLPKIFDTLIRLEELAIVADPKDSQWNMISLSVAAKLANLRKLSALTFYFPNPDSLEAFIKTSISWNNGTCHTRSNFRSFNIYVGSHPNNSTQIDVSRCSGRRYLQYSGGEDIPRAIKEVLKTACAFELINHQDITNFSHLGIDGMKSLEMCLVEGCHAMEVMIDSSLVENSALPWLKELHLVKLNQLRQISRGSVPQDSFGQLTKLILCECPKLSQALSWEMVKELNELQYLRVQDCPLVTEVFEVRVVSTLLFPKLQILELVNLEGLVSIHNVNMFEWVGLQKIEIIECDNLDNLCLNETNTRKLRSIKCSKVWWETLTLSDEIRRHLLTFFCFVEDI, via the coding sequence ATGCCCGTTATATTTAGAAACGCGGCTGTGAGAATGGCTTTGTTACAGAACTATGGACTACTATTTAGAGATGAGGAAGACTTTGAACGACTTCCTTCCTCATTTCAATGGGAAAATGGTAGAGTAGTTTCATTGATGAACTCTAATTTGATAGAGTTGCCCCAAAGACCGGAATGTCCTAGGATCTCTACTCTCTTCCTCCAAAAAAATGATAAGTTATCTGTAATTCCAGCATCATTCTTTGATCTGATGTCAACGCTTAAAACTCTTGACTTATATGGCACTGGGATCAAAGAGCTCCCTCCTTCGGTTTCGAAGTTGACCAATCTCAGAGGTCTTTACCTTAATGAATGTCGCCTCTTAGTCAATTTGCCTAGTGAGGTCAGAGAACTTCAGAGTCTCGTACTTCTGGACATTTGTCGTAGCGGGATTTATGGTATTCCTTGCGTGATTGGAGAACTTACTAGTCTCGAATGTCTAAGGGTCTCTTTTGCTAGTAATGTGGACAGTCAAAACCTTCTTCAAACTGAGAGTATAAAAATGTTGCCCAAAATATTTGACACGCTCATCCGCTTAGAAGAGTTGGCTATTGTTGCAGATCCGAAAGATTCACAATGGAATATGATTTCCCTATCAGTTGCTGCAAAGCTTGCCAACCTAAGAAAGCTAAGTGCTCTTACTTTCTATTTTCCTAACCCAGACTCTCTAGAAGCTTTCATTAAAACTAGCATTTCTTGGAATAATGGTACCTGCCACACTCGGAGCAACTTCAGATCATTCAATATCTATGTTGGTTCTCATCCAAACAATTCAACTCAAATTGATGTCTCAAGATGTTCAGGTCGCCGGTATCTTCAGTACTCTGGAGGGGAAGACATTCCTCGTGCAATTAAAGAGGTGCTTAAAACAGCTTGCGCTTTTGAACTAATAAACCATCAAGATATTACCAATTTTTCTCATCTCGGTATTGATGGAATGAAATCATTGGAAATGTGCTTGGTGGAGGGATGTCATGCCATGGAAGTAATGATAGACAGCAGCTTGGTAGAAAATTCTGCACTGCCATGGCTTAAAGAGCTACATTTGGTGAAGTTAAATCAGTTAAGGCAAATTTCCCGAGGATCGGTTCCCCAAGATAGCTTTGGACAACTAACAAAACTGATACTGTGCGAATGCCCGAAATTGTCACAAGCACTGTCATGGGAAATGGTGAAAGAACTCAATGAGCTACAATATTTAAGAGTACAAGACTGTCCTCTAGTAACCGAGGTATTTGAGGTACGTGTAGTGTCTACACTGCTATTTCCCAAGTTACAGATTCTAGAACTTGTGAATCTTGAAGGACTTGTTAGCATTCATAATGTGAATATGTTTGAATGGGTTGGCTTACAAAAAATTGAAATCATTGAATGTGATAATCTGGACAACTTGTGCTTGAACGAAACGAATACAAGAAAGTTAAGAAGCATAAAGTGCAGCAAAGTTTGGTGGGAAACCCTAACCTTAAGTGACGAGATCAGAAGACATCTCTTAACTTTTTTCTGTTTTGTCGAAGATATATGA
- the LOC141606254 gene encoding uncharacterized protein LOC141606254 isoform X1, with amino-acid sequence MAELVVIELLETIGEQVGSEICEIIAGAPDIDSQIKNLQDLKNIIEATLVDADSSQVSSHSQLVLLEKLELGLAKLIDFQDADSSQVSSNFNKEARLFFSNPNQIVSSFKDPRKTTLSNEWASNLSTDMVIGRDGDGVKVAGGSDVENDLESGSDSDSDSSLSELMDMFQKPETVLVHGVSTSSIQPNCVVYTCRYSPLIISVVGSALKAETSPFQWRLAAQHLDSRRIGDTDDSLNPYIRYCYDRLKDHDVKKCFLYSALVLENQQIHISVLVNRFITEGLLGRPTMAAYKKANDIVGLLVKASLLEASNETMMVRMHNMIRDSALAILPFSREGRQMFFGHGLRKLGTEQVDKYLIKIGDQLKEPPPLEEWEKATIIFLMDHDFSTLPYCPTLVSLFLQRNRYLRVIPASFFDSMHSLTNLNLSQTRIRSLPDSLFTLKSLQVLLMRDCEHLIILPSAIGKLTALEVLDLQGTELLNLPDTISELVFLKILKVSFYGSINHSECNNLPRNLIGEGTISNLPLEELAIFVQPGDRRWTISVSDISKEVADLLLTTLYFHFPELESLEYFLRGSQSWKIGNVMSFNFIVGHDFKHALSLVTRDAELMHSNSERCLRFVNGETIPQGVMEVLKRATSLYLDHHFKILFLSSLELITWMP; translated from the coding sequence ATGGCGGAATTGGTGGTGATTGAGTTGCTTGAAACTATTGGAGAGCAAGTGGGTTCAGAAATTTGTGAAATAATAGCTGGTGCACCTGACATTGATTCCCAAATAAAAAATCTCCAGGATCTGAAAAATATCATTGAAGCTACACTTGTTGATGCAGATTCATCGCAGGTGTCCAGTCATTCTCAACTAGTCTTGCTTGAGAAGCTTGAACTTGGACTTGCCAAATTAATCGATTTCCAAGACGCAGATTCATCGCAGGTGTCCAGTAATTTCAACAAAGAGGCGCGCTTGTTCTTTTCCAATCCAAACCAGATTGTCTCCTCCTTCAAGGACCCTAGGAAAACCACATTGAGTAATGAATGGGCGTCTAATCTGAGTACTGATATGGTAATTGGACGAGATGGAGACGGTGTGAAAGTAGCAGGAGGCTCAGATGTTGAGAACGACTTGGAATCAGGAagtgattcagactcagattcaagTCTATCAGAGCTAATGGATATGTTTCAAAAACCCGAAACTGTGTTGGTGCATGGTGTCTCTACTTCATCTATCCAACCAAACTGTGTTGTTTACACATGTCGCTATTCTCCACTGATAATTTCTGTTGTTGGGAGTGCATTAAAAGCGGAGACCAGTCCCTTTCAGTGGAGGCTTGCAGCGCAACACCTAGATTCTCGTAGAATAGGTGACACAGATGATTCTTTAAATCCTTATATCAGATATTGTTATGACAGATTAAAAGATCATGACGTGAAGAAATGTTTTTTATATTCTGCTCTCGTCTTAGAGAACCAGCAAATTCACATTTCTGTATTGGTAAACCGCTTTATCACTGAAGGATTGCTTGGTAGGCCCACAATGGCAGCGTATAAAAAAGCAAACGATATTGTAGGACTGCTGGTGAAAGCGTCGTTACTAGAGGCTAGTAACGAGACTATGATGGTTAGGATGCATAATATGATAAGAGATTCTGCGTTAGCAATCCTTCCGTTCAGTAGAGAAGGTCGTCAAATGTTCTTCGGTCATGGATTGCGGAAATTAGGAACTGAACAAGTTGACAAATACTTGATCAAAATTGGTGATCAACTAAAGGAACCTCCACCACTTGAGGAATGGGAGAAAGCTACTATTATTTTTCTGATGGATCACGATTTCTCAACCCTTCCATATTGCCCAACTCTTGTATCGttattccttcaaagaaaccgatACTTAAGGGTCATACCTGCATCCTTTTTTGATAGTATGCACTCTCTCACAAATTTAAACCTCTCGCAAACCAGAATCAGGTCATTACCTGACTCTTTATTTACGCTCAAAAGCCTCCAAGTGTTACTGATGCGTGATTGTGAGCACCTGATTATACTTCCCTCAGCAATTGGAAAACTTACAGCTCTTGAGGTGCTTGATCTTCAAGGCACTGAATTGTTAAATCTGCCTGATACCATCAGCGAACTAGTATTTTTAAAAATCTTGAAAGTTTCATTTTATGGGTCCATAAATCACAGTGAGTGCAATAATCTTCCAAGAAATTTGATTGGAGAAGGAACTATATCAAATCTTCCGCTAGAAGAACTCGCCATATTTGTGCAACCTGGAGATCGACGTTGGACAATTAGTGTATCAGACATCAGTAAAGAGGTGGCCGACTTGTTGTTGACTaccctttattttcatttccctgAGTTAGAAAGTCTTGAATATTTTTTACGAGGAAGCCAATCGTGGAAAATTGGAAACGTGATGAGCTTCAACTTTATCGTTGGACATGATTTCAAGCACGCCTTATCTCTAGTTACCAGAGATGCAGAATTAATGCACAGTAATTCTGAGCGATGCCTTAGATTTGTTAATGGTGAAACAATTCCTCAAGGAGTGATGGAGGTACTCAAACGAGCTACTTCCCTTTACTTGGATCATCACTTCAAGATTCTGTTTTTATCGAGCTTGGAATTGATAACATGGATGCCTTGA
- the LOC141608449 gene encoding uncharacterized protein LOC141608449, translated as MEILSRILRGIHKRNQVSYHPKCGRLGLNHLIFADDLMILVRGDTPSVAAVTHSLDYFAKVSGLQANPEKTNIYMGGVREDVKQEILRTTGYMEGTFPFIYLGVPLNEGKLNKSMFADLLTKVQQTLHHWSTQTLSYAGKISLLNTVIFGLEQFWCSTLLIPKGVIKMITKFCRNFLWNTDEGTKKMVMKIWVTCCKPVHEGGFNIKEVLAWNKCLICKWIWDIDQNSDSSWAAWNYLYNIKTDSFWTMIPKNYHAESWKSILKVRDDLLQKHGTVAAVQAVLQSCVKKGKLCLSLVYDQIRDKEEKVRWGRMVWIRTVLPKHSVIMTLALQRKLATVDQLNKKGMVLVNRCVLCKAALETHKHLFFNCSYSATIWLQLLQWMRILGRSNQLREKIAWISSRRAKKHWKQNWFLGYLSTLVYSLWEERNCRIFRGYGAPKWWRSAQPGHSAASWGHAPWGRESTGKGESLGQSKRAQVQPGLPWTASPYGALEVGEVSAAAPQAR; from the exons ATGGAAATTCTCTCAAGAATTCTCAGAGGAATCCATAAACGAAATCAGGTTTCTTATCATCCAAAGTGTGGGAGacttggtttgaatcacttgatttttgctgatgatttgatGATCCTTGTTAGGGGAGACACTCCCTCTGTTGCAGCTGTAACTCACTCTTTGGACTACTTTGCAAAAGTTTCAGGACTGCAGGCAAATCCAGAGAAGACAAACATCTATATGGGTGGTGTTAGGGAGGATGTCAAGCAGGAAATTCTGAGGACCACTGGTTATATGGAGGGGACCTTCCCTTTCATATACCTAGGTGTACCTCTAAATGAAGGAAAACTCAATAAATCCATGTTTGCTGATCTGCTCACTAAAGTTCAGCAAACTCTCCATCACTGGTCAACTCAAACTCTTTCCTATGCTGGGAAAATTAGTCTGCTTAATACAGTTATTTTTGGCCTTGAGCAATTTTGGTGTTCTACTTTGTTGATTCCCAAAGGAGTAATCAAAATGATTACCAAATTCTGTAGGAATTTCTTATGGAATACAGATGAAGGCACAAAGAAAATGGTAATGAAAATCTGGGTCACTTGCTGTAAACCAGTGCATGAGGGTGGCTTCAATATTAAAGAAGTACTGGCATGGAACAAATGTCTGATTTGTAAGTGGATTTGGGACATTGATCAGAATTCTGATAGCTCTTGGGCAGCTTGGAACTATCTGTATAACATCAAGACAGATAGCTTCTGGACTATGATTCCTAAGAATTATCATGCTGAGAGTTGGAAGAGTATTCTCAAGGTACGGGATGACTTACTTCAAAAACATGGCACTGTAGCTGCTGTCCAGGCTGTTCTGCAGTCTTGTGTTAAAAAAGGAAAGCTTTGTTTGTCTTTGGTTTATGACCAGATCAGAGACAAAGAGGAGAAAGTGAGATGGGGGAGGATGGTTTGGATACGAACTGTCTTACCTAAGCACAGTGTCATCATGACACTGGCTTTGCAGAGGAAACTAGCTACGGTGGATCAACTGAATAAGAAGGGCATGGTCCTTGTTAACAGGTGTGTGCTCTGTAAAGCAGCACTTGAAACCCACAAGCATCTATTCTTCAACTGTTCTTACTCTGCAACAATTTGGCTACAACTTTTACAGTGGATGCGCATTTTGGGTCGATCAAATCAACTACGTGAGAAAATAGCATGGATCTCCAGCAGGCGTGCTAAGAAACATTGGAAACAAAATTGGTTTTTGGGATATCTGAGTACCTTGGTGTACAGTTTATGGGAGGAACGAAATTGCAGAATTTTCAGAG GTTACGGAGCACCAAAGtggtggagatccgctcagccaggtCATTCGGCTGCATCCTGGGGTCATGCACCGTGGGGTAGGGAGAGTACTGGTAAGGGTGAAAGTCTGGggcagagtaagagggctcaggtacAACCGGGTCTACCCTGGACTGCTTCACCCTACGGCGCTCTCGAGGTAGGGGAGGTGTCTGCTGCTGCCCCTCAGGCACGGTGA
- the LOC141606256 gene encoding putative disease resistance protein At4g27220 isoform X2 yields the protein MESVSMTILTGGAAQGAGTLVGPATDAGKGIYTSLKRKYDYIQNFDQNFKNLEEEARYLTGRKMDVEDFIANNHMFEDKTHECTTWLEDVEKITASLNDMRIKYQKTSNSTGLSGLRSRLKLSKEAVKMTKSVVELRSRINHEPTILKERTPDRLGKFPKNISEVDSLQENVEKLIELLNDDTIKKIGIWGMSGVGKTTILENLYEEVAKRQMFDVMLWVTVTKEGGLDHIQETVLKRLTSKANVINDRGQASAFISETLDKKKYLLVLDGVFSKIELRHIGIHDGHMHGKVVLATRERTLCYVMEMDDDIKIEKISRDDARKLFRHVVGKVVDHPTIAPIAKRIVIQCGEQPQVIKGVGSYLKGKLNEDLWQSTLSKLQSPNMYPLNHLEDLFGAFKLIYEELHDSLKECVLYGASFPEDSQIYRDYLVDCWRTEQLIGIG from the coding sequence ATGGAGTCGGTTTCCATGACGATATTGACCGGAGGGGCGGCACAAGGTGCTGGAACTCTGGTCGGACCAGCAACAGACGCTGGGAAAGGAATTTACACGTCTCTGAAACGGAAGTATGATTATATTCAAAACTTTGATCAAAATTTTAAGAATCTTGAGGAAGAAGCACGATATCTCACTGGTCGAAAGATGGATGTGGAGGATTTTATTGCTAATAATCATATGTTTGAAGATAAGACACACGAATGTACAACATGGCTCGAAGATGTGGAAAAGATTACAGCAAGTTTGAATGACATGAGAATCAAATACCAAAAAACTAGCAATAGTACTGGTTTGTCTGGTTTACGTAGTCGTCTTAAGCTTAGCAAAGAAGCGGTGAAGATGACAAAGTCTGTTGTTGAACTCAGGAGTAGGATAAATCATGAGCCTACGATATTGAAAGAAAGAACCCCAGATAGGCTTGGAAAGTTCCCCAAAAACATAAGTGAAGTTGACTCACTTCAAGAAAATGTCGAAAAGCTTATAGAGTTACTCAATGATGACACGATAAAGAAAATTGGAATTTGGGGAATGTCTGGTGTTGGAAAGACAACAATTTTGGAAAATTTGTATGAGGAAGTGGCAAAGCGTCAAATGTTCGACGTTATGCTTTGGGTTACTGTAACTAAGGAAGGTGGCTTAGATCATATACAAGAGACAGTTCTAAAGCGGCTGACTTCAAAAGCGAATGTGATTAATGATCGAGGTCAAGCTTCTGCCTTTATTTCTGAAACTCTAGACAAGAAGAAGTATTTGCTCGTCTTAGATGGAGTTTTCTCAAAGATTGAATTACGTCATATTGGAATTCATGACGGTCATATGCATGGCAAAGTAGTGCTTGCTACTAGAGAAAGAACCCTTTGCTATGTAATGGAGATGGATGATGACATCAAAATTGAGAAAATATCTAGAGATGATGCACGCAAATTGTTTCGTCATGTTGTAGGCAAGGTGGTTGATCATCCAACCATTGCGCCCATAGCTAAAAGAATAGTCATACAATGTGGTGAGCAGCCACAGGTCATCAAAGGGGTCGGAAGCTATCTAAAGGGGAAATTAAACGAAGATTTGTGGCAGAGTACGCTATCAAAATTACAATCTCCAAATATGTATCCGTTAAATCATTTAGAAGATTTGTTCGGTGCCTTTAAACTTATTTATGAAGAGTTGCATGATAGCTTAAAAGAGTGTGTGTTGTATGGAGCATCTTTCCCTGAGGACTCCCAGATTTATAGAGATTATTTGGTCGACTGTTGGAGGACAGAACAACTAATCGGTATTGGTTAG
- the LOC141606254 gene encoding uncharacterized protein LOC141606254 isoform X2 — protein MAELVVIELLETIGEQVGSEICEIIAGAPDIDSQIKNLQDLKNIIEATLVDADSSQVSSHSQLVLLEKLELGLAKLIDFQDADSSQVSSNFNKEARLFFSNPNQIVSSFKDPRKTTLSNEWASNLSTDMVIGRDGDGVKVAGGSDVENDLESGSDSDSDSSLSELMDMFQKPETVLVHENQQIHISVLVNRFITEGLLGRPTMAAYKKANDIVGLLVKASLLEASNETMMVRMHNMIRDSALAILPFSREGRQMFFGHGLRKLGTEQVDKYLIKIGDQLKEPPPLEEWEKATIIFLMDHDFSTLPYCPTLVSLFLQRNRYLRVIPASFFDSMHSLTNLNLSQTRIRSLPDSLFTLKSLQVLLMRDCEHLIILPSAIGKLTALEVLDLQGTELLNLPDTISELVFLKILKVSFYGSINHSECNNLPRNLIGEGTISNLPLEELAIFVQPGDRRWTISVSDISKEVADLLLTTLYFHFPELESLEYFLRGSQSWKIGNVMSFNFIVGHDFKHALSLVTRDAELMHSNSERCLRFVNGETIPQGVMEVLKRATSLYLDHHFKILFLSSLELITWMP, from the exons ATGGCGGAATTGGTGGTGATTGAGTTGCTTGAAACTATTGGAGAGCAAGTGGGTTCAGAAATTTGTGAAATAATAGCTGGTGCACCTGACATTGATTCCCAAATAAAAAATCTCCAGGATCTGAAAAATATCATTGAAGCTACACTTGTTGATGCAGATTCATCGCAGGTGTCCAGTCATTCTCAACTAGTCTTGCTTGAGAAGCTTGAACTTGGACTTGCCAAATTAATCGATTTCCAAGACGCAGATTCATCGCAGGTGTCCAGTAATTTCAACAAAGAGGCGCGCTTGTTCTTTTCCAATCCAAACCAGATTGTCTCCTCCTTCAAGGACCCTAGGAAAACCACATTGAGTAATGAATGGGCGTCTAATCTGAGTACTGATATGGTAATTGGACGAGATGGAGACGGTGTGAAAGTAGCAGGAGGCTCAGATGTTGAGAACGACTTGGAATCAGGAagtgattcagactcagattcaagTCTATCAGAGCTAATGGATATGTTTCAAAAACCCGAAACTGTGTTGGTGCATG AGAACCAGCAAATTCACATTTCTGTATTGGTAAACCGCTTTATCACTGAAGGATTGCTTGGTAGGCCCACAATGGCAGCGTATAAAAAAGCAAACGATATTGTAGGACTGCTGGTGAAAGCGTCGTTACTAGAGGCTAGTAACGAGACTATGATGGTTAGGATGCATAATATGATAAGAGATTCTGCGTTAGCAATCCTTCCGTTCAGTAGAGAAGGTCGTCAAATGTTCTTCGGTCATGGATTGCGGAAATTAGGAACTGAACAAGTTGACAAATACTTGATCAAAATTGGTGATCAACTAAAGGAACCTCCACCACTTGAGGAATGGGAGAAAGCTACTATTATTTTTCTGATGGATCACGATTTCTCAACCCTTCCATATTGCCCAACTCTTGTATCGttattccttcaaagaaaccgatACTTAAGGGTCATACCTGCATCCTTTTTTGATAGTATGCACTCTCTCACAAATTTAAACCTCTCGCAAACCAGAATCAGGTCATTACCTGACTCTTTATTTACGCTCAAAAGCCTCCAAGTGTTACTGATGCGTGATTGTGAGCACCTGATTATACTTCCCTCAGCAATTGGAAAACTTACAGCTCTTGAGGTGCTTGATCTTCAAGGCACTGAATTGTTAAATCTGCCTGATACCATCAGCGAACTAGTATTTTTAAAAATCTTGAAAGTTTCATTTTATGGGTCCATAAATCACAGTGAGTGCAATAATCTTCCAAGAAATTTGATTGGAGAAGGAACTATATCAAATCTTCCGCTAGAAGAACTCGCCATATTTGTGCAACCTGGAGATCGACGTTGGACAATTAGTGTATCAGACATCAGTAAAGAGGTGGCCGACTTGTTGTTGACTaccctttattttcatttccctgAGTTAGAAAGTCTTGAATATTTTTTACGAGGAAGCCAATCGTGGAAAATTGGAAACGTGATGAGCTTCAACTTTATCGTTGGACATGATTTCAAGCACGCCTTATCTCTAGTTACCAGAGATGCAGAATTAATGCACAGTAATTCTGAGCGATGCCTTAGATTTGTTAATGGTGAAACAATTCCTCAAGGAGTGATGGAGGTACTCAAACGAGCTACTTCCCTTTACTTGGATCATCACTTCAAGATTCTGTTTTTATCGAGCTTGGAATTGATAACATGGATGCCTTGA
- the LOC141608448 gene encoding NAC domain-containing protein 79-like, producing MESKGKEPKAMCERDEDLENEDEELMKYYYLEDKILGWKFVQKMISGVDIYKYEPWELPPVAAVNAKTSTSGFLFFCPVVKNRATKSGYWKEVGSRRYVIYKGGRIGGFKQQLVYYRGKPPTGKRTDSIMYEYSLDPTLSADHKGVDRTSFVLCQISNLSDDIHQDYRFPGVVDVCHENVTGLS from the exons ATGGAGAGTAAAGGGAAAGAACCGAAAGCAATGTGTGAAAGAGATGAAGATCTGGAAAACGAAGACGAGGAGTTAATGAAATATTATTACCTAGAAGATAAAATATTGGGATGGAAGTTTGTTCAAAAAATGATTAGTGGAGTGGACATTTACAAATATGAGCCATGGGAATTGCCACCGGTGGCGGCCGTAAATGCTAAAACGTCAACCTCCGGCTTCTTATTCTTCTGTCCCGTGGTTAAAAACAGAGCGACTAAGAGTGGGTATTGGAAAGAAGTTGGGAGTCGTAGGTATGTTATATATAAGGGCGGCCGCATAGGCGGGTTCAAGCAGCAGTTGGTGTATTACAGAGGAAAGCCACCAACAGGGAAGAGGACTGATTCGATCATGTATGAGTATAGTCTGGATCCTACCCTATCCGCGGATCACAAAGGCGTTGACCGAACCTCCTTTGTTCTTTGTCAGATTTCTAATTTGTCCGATGATATACATCAGGATTACAGATTTCCTGGTGTTGTTGATGTTTGCCATG AGAATGTAACAGGATTATCATGA